Below is a window of Methanobacterium sp. DNA.
AGCCATAATACCACTTTTAGAATATTAAGAAACATTTCAAATTTGTCCACTATATCTTACTAACTAAGTCAAGAAGTGCCTTTTTGGGATCTGGGGCCAGTATAATTCCAGATGCTAAGAGAACCCCTTCACTTCCAAGTTCCAAAGCAGCCTTCATGTCATCCCCTGTAGAAATCCCTGCACCACAAAGAACCCTTACACTGGAATTGACCTCTTTTATTGCTGCTACACTACCCTCAACTATTTTTGGTTCAGCTTGAGATACTGGAATTCCTGAACCAATAAGTTCAGGAGGTTCAATAGCTACAAAATTTGGTTTCATGGCGGCGGCTGCAGCACTAGTCGGGATATTGTTAGTACAGACCACACTGGTCATGTTGGCAGTGTTAATTTTATTGACAACCATGTCAATATCAGCAAGTTGCATTCTCTGCTCTGAATGATTTATTAGGGTGCCTGAAGCCCCTGCTTCTTTGGCACATTCCAACAACATGCTTCCAGTGTGTCCACCGGCATCCACGGGATCAATGTGCTGAGCTAAAATAGGTATGTTTACTTCCTCAGATAATTTCCTTAGGTCCGCTCCTTGAGGGGCTGCTGCCATGTTTACTCCAGTTTCCTCAGCTACTTGCTCCAATGCCTTGGCTAACTGCAAGGCTTTATCTCCTGTAGACTCCAAGTATGTTTTAAAATTCAAAATTACTAAGGGAGTTTGTGTTATTTTCATAATCAGCCTCCTAATGTATGTATTATACTGATTTTCTTTTTAGGGGCGAGATATAAAAATATTGTGGTTTCCCAAGTTATCTAAGTTTAAAATGTGTACAAAAATGATTAAATTGCAAACTATAGAATTTACACTAAACAATGATAAATAAATTCAAAAATGCAAAAAAAGAATTGTTTTTCAACAGTTTTTGCGTTAAACTGTTGAATATTAGATTGTATTT
It encodes the following:
- the tpiA gene encoding triose-phosphate isomerase, translated to MKITQTPLVILNFKTYLESTGDKALQLAKALEQVAEETGVNMAAAPQGADLRKLSEEVNIPILAQHIDPVDAGGHTGSMLLECAKEAGASGTLINHSEQRMQLADIDMVVNKINTANMTSVVCTNNIPTSAAAAAMKPNFVAIEPPELIGSGIPVSQAEPKIVEGSVAAIKEVNSSVRVLCGAGISTGDDMKAALELGSEGVLLASGIILAPDPKKALLDLVSKI